GTCTTTCGCGGTGCAAGCTGTGCTTTGGTCGACGAGTTGGCGCTTTTGGTCCTTGTCGCACACAGGCGTGCGGCCTTAGCCAGTTCTATGCTGTCCCCGCATTCTCTTGTTTTATGGCGCCCCGCACGAGCGGGTGCTGAATGCATCGGGGGGGTGTGAGTTGGTCCCGAGGTTGAGACAGTTGCGTACGATTTATACAGGTCATACCGTTTGTACGATTTGTACCGTTATGACGATTGGTATGGGTTGGATGGATGTAAAGAGTTTCGGCGCAAGAGCAGCGGTCTGATGCCTGAGGCTCAATCACTTCCGCCCAGGCTTCACTCGCTCAAGTCGGTCGAGCACTTCTACAAGTTGAGTTGCGCTAAGGTCGACCAGCGCGAGCAGCCCGGCACGCACGACCTCGCTCTTGCTGGTGTTCCGGCCCTCTCTTGCCGCACGAGTTCTCAGTGTCTCAATGAGCCCGTGGTCACCTGGAGGCATCGAGAACGTGTCTCGAATCACTGACGCCTCGCCCTTGGTTGCGCCTGCCACCGGCGGAGGCGTGGCTTCGTGTGGCACCGCTACATCTGCTGTCACATCCGGCGGAACGGCGCCTTCGCCGGGGCCGCCCGCATCGCGCTTCATGCCCAGGAGCACCGAGTCTGCTCTGGAGAATCGGTCGTCGATGATGTCCCGCTGCGCCGTCGCGGTCTTGCGCAGCGCCTTAGAAAAGTCCCTCTTGGCCATCAATCCGCCCCGAGTCGGAAAAGAAGTTCGGTTACCACCGCTTCGACCTCTGCAGCAGCGGCCCTGTGGGCAGCGCCCATCTTGGATGGAACACTGCCTCGGATGGTGGCCTCCTGAAAACTTGTGCGGTTTCCCAGCTTTCCGTCGAGGAACTCAACGTCGTTCTCTCTCATCACATCCAATACCTGTTTTCCCAGGTTCGTCGATGTGACGCGGTTTGGCACGCCGAAGGCCCGCAGGCCAGGGTTGACCATGCGGGCTTTCTCGACAAGCTCGATGGCGCCGACCGTTGCCCAGAGGTCAGCCGGTGTTGGTTGCAGCGGGATGAGGCATACATCGGACACAAGAAGGGCGCTCTGGGACGCCTGCTCTTCGACGGAAGGCGGGCAGTCGATGACGACGTAGTCGTAGTCATTCACCAGCGGTTTGACCAGTTGATGCAGTCGGCCCTTCGCGTTGGCAAGCCCGATGACGGTCGCTGGGAACGGTGCAGTCTCTGCTGCGGCGCCGGCCCACTGTGTGGCGGTTCCCTGTGAGTCGGCATCAACGACCAGGACTCTGTTGCCGCGCCCGGCTAGCGCGCCCGCAAGAGTCATCGCGAGCGTCGTTTTGCCGGACCCGCCTTTTTGATTCGCAACGGTAATGATTCGTGCCGTCATGTTGTCATGCTCAGTTCTGGCTCGAGCCCATTCAAAGCGGCCTGATGTGGTTGCATCGTCGATACCATTTGTACGGTATGAAAGGATTGTATGGGTTGTACTATTTGCGCGTGAATATTGCGAGCGCACTAGTATCTGTTTGGGTGCCGAAAGGCATCGGTGTGAGGAATATTAACGAAACCAATGTCAAGACAATTGGGTTGATGGACTCGCCAGCTTTAATGTGGAAGACACCCAAGCGCGGACGTGTGGCTGCCTGACCTGAGGCTGGTCGGGGCCGCAAGGTCAGCAGGCAAGCGAGTCTCAGGTGGCGGTGGGGGTGGCGATGAAGCCGTGCTTGCGCAGCATTTTGAGCCAGCGCGGGGCGTTGCGCTGGACGTTCAGGGCCTCGTAGTCGACCTCCTTGTCTTGGTAGTGGGTGCCGTTGGCCAACATGGCGTAGACGGTACGCAGCATCTTGTGGGCCAGCGCCACGATGGACTTCTTGTGTCCCTTGCGAATGGCCAGCGCGTCGAACTTGGCCTTGAGCGCGCAGCGGGTACGCGCTGCAGCCTGGGCGAACTCGCACAGCAGCCTTCTGACCCAGGCGTTGCCCTTGCGGATGCGCCCGGTCTTGCGCTTGCCCGCGCTCTCGTTGTTGCCCGGGCAGATGCCCACCCAGCTGGCCAGCCGCTCGGCACTGCCGAAGACGCCCATGTCCGCGCCGATCTCCACCAGCAGCATCGCCGCGCCCTGGATGTCGATACCCGGCAAGGTCTGCAGCAGCTTGAGCTGCGGCTGCCAGGCGCGCAGTCCGTCCAGCAGGTATTGGTCCATGCGGGCGATGCGGGTCTCGATGTGCTCGATGTGCTGCATGATCTCCTGGGCCACGAAGCGGTGCGCGGCGCTGAACTGCTCGGTGCTCAGGGCCTCGAACAACTCGTCCCGGCTGGCCCGAAGGCGCCCCTTTTGATCCAGCACCTCGTACATGGCTTGGCCCGCAATGAGCGCCTTGACCATGGCGCGTGCACTGGCACCGTGGATGTCGCTGACCACCACGTTGATGCGCATGCCCGCATCTACCAGCACCTTGTGCAGCCGGTTCTTCTCGGCGCTGCACATGCCCACGAGCTTCTGCCGCTGACGCGCCACCAGACGAAGCTGGCGCAAGTCCACCGGTGGAATGAACGAGGCGCGCAACAGGCCCGCACGCGCCAGCGTGGCCAGCCACTGCGCATCGGCCATGTCGGTCTTGCGCCCGGGCACAGCTTTGACATGGCGCGCGTTGACCACCCACGCGATGATGCCCACCGCCTCCAGCGCCGCAAACGGGCTCTTCCAGTACACCCCCGTGCTCTCCATCACCACCACCTCGGGCCGAATCTCCAGCGACCATTGCGCCAAGGCACGGCGGTCGCGTCTGAAGGCTCCGAAGTCGCGCTTGGTGACCTCCACTCGGCCATCGTCATGCTCGACCACCGCACAGGCGGTGATCTTGGCCTGGTGTACGTCCAGCGCGATCACGCGTTTGTGCATCGGGGTCAGATCCATTGCCGGGCTCCTGCAGCTTGAACAACAATCACAAGCGTGCGGGCCCGCGCAGGTGCCGCCGACCAACGGCCTGCCGGGACAAAGCCTGGCGGCTCTCTTTAATGTGGGCTGTCGGGCGCCCGGGCTCCGCAAGGAACTCAGCAGCGCCCGCAGGCAATCCTGGGTACGAGTGGTCGGCAGCGGGTCAAGTTAGCGATCGCGGTCGAGTGCCATCAAAATATTGACCGACCTCTACCCGCTCAGGCCCGCACACCCTCAGTGTCTTCCATCATCCAGGGTGACCCGCCCGGGCCATGACAGTTAGCGGCTTCTTCGCCTTGCCAGTGATGGTCTGGATAACCTGGCCTAAGCCGGTAGAAATCTTGGCCAGCTTGACCACGGTTGCCTTTGGTGCGTCAATAACTGTGACGCCTCGGCCACAGCGGCGGATGATGAAGTAGTTTTTTATGGGAGAGGAGCCATATTTGGTTCGCTCCGTCTCACGTTGCTGTACCAGGATGCACGATTCAGCTACATCGTAGTAGTCATAGTTCAGGCAGCGACCTAGGTACCCATGGCGCTTGTGAAGTGCCATGTCATGGTACGGTGCCGCCAGCTTCTTGGCTGCGATGGCTTTGCTCAAAAGCTCTTGGGCAAGTGTTCGCAACTCCGTGGGCATATCCTTCAGAGCGCCATATTCGTTGCGACGGGCGGGGGTGTCGGCGACTTGCATTTTGGTTCCTGTTGGCTGTTCGAATGCGACGTGCATTCCCAGACGTATAGGCAACCAGATGCAGGATGAGCCTGAGTCGGACAGGTTTGAGAAGAAGATTCGGCCTCTGAATATGAGAATCACCGCCAAATACAAGGTGCTTTTCCGCGCAAAATTTCTTTGCGCGGCAGGCTGGTCTGCCGATGTGAGTCGACCTCCATGTACGCGGGCGTGAATTGGGCGCCTGGTCGTCTGCCCGGGCTCCAGACAATCCTGGTGTCTTTGCGTTCCGCAGGCGCCCCGCGCCGCACACATGTGCTCACCGTGAAGGGCGGCGGCTGGCGAGGGCCGGCCACAGACGGTGTCTTTGCGTCGCCAGGATGGGAGACATGCGGGCTGCAGGCGGTGTCTTTATCGGACCGACTGCGCCTCAGAGTCCCGAAGAGTGTGCGGGGCGGTGGGTTTCAGCTCAACTTCGACCGTCGGCCAGGCGTTCTCGCCGACGGCGCAGGCCCACTGCCTTACCGGACAATCTCGGTGACTTTGCTGTTCGTGGTGCCCTTGAGGGAGCGCTCAGCGGCCGTTGCACAGTGACATGTGCGAGCGAGATGCCCTATGTCTTTGGCTACTTCGCAAGAGCCTCAGAAGGCGCGGTAACGCGCCAGCGGCAGTCCCCCCCTGGACACGATCTCATCCGAGCTCACCAGGGCCCTTTGGTTCTCGGCCAACCAACGCTCACCTTCGCTGCTAGTCGGCCCGACACCGGCGGTACTCGCAACCACATCTGTTGACAACACGTCCAGAGCCGCCGCGCGCGCAGAACCGTTCGGCTGTTGCGCGTTGACGCTTTCGGCTGCTGGGCGAGTCGGGTTGTCGGGGCGGGGCAGAGCGTTTGGCAAGGTGCGGGCCTCGGTCATTTCGAAGCCAGCATAGCGCCTCTATCAGCGACGAACACGGGCGACCGGGTGAGCGCGTGGCCGCTTGTCTTCCGCTTTGGGTGCCTTCGCCTCGAGGTGGCTGCATGTCTCCCCCGTGACTTTCTGCGCAAAGTTCGCGTGACGTTGGCATGGCGAACACGGCTATATTGAAGGTCTGCATCTGACTAGTGCCACGGCGCTAGCTCCTCCCCCAGCCCAAACCGCTTTTCGCGGTAGCGGCTATGACTTAGCTCTCCGGTGACTTGCTCACTGGCGGCTTGGACAACTCTGTCCGACTCCCCTTCGTGTTCCGAGCTTCTGCTCGACCGTTCTTTAAAAATTTGCTCGCGACCAGCTGTCGGCAACCTCCGCGTCAACGGAGCCCGGCGGCTATGTCGCTACCGATTCGCCGGGAATGAGCGAAAAGGCCCCCGGCTGGCGGAGCACTGCGCAAACGTAGCGGCTTGCGCAACGCCATCTCGCGCTGCTCACGGCAGCAGCGATGGGCAAACGCGACCAGCAGCCGTCTCACCGCGGCGGTGCTGCTCCTGCCAGCGGCCCCGAGCTGTGGCTGTGTGCGTTGCATCGGTGCGCACGCCTGGCGGTAGTCCAGCTACCCACCGGCCATCCTGCCGCCGACTGCCCACGACGGGCCGCCCCCGTCACTGACATCACAACACGGGTCTTGCTGCCGAGCGCGGCGGACCTGCACTGGCTCTCGCCTCAGCGAGACACCGCCCCCATCAACGACCAGGTCGCGCAAACAAGCGCCGGTCCAAACAAGGAACTCTCATGAACAACAACATCTACTCTTTCCCTCAGCGTGCTGCCACGGTGAGCCAGCCGTCGTACTTCAAGCCCCGAGCTGCCGACCAGGACGTTCCCGTCGAGGGCGGCTTCCAAGCGTTGGGCATGTCGGACGGCAAGCTCGCCGTCATTTCCAAGCTGGACAAGCGCATCCACATGCTCCGCCCTGCGGAGCTCACCGAGCTGAAGATGAAGACGCTCTTTGGCGTCGCATGGTGCCGCGCGCACTACGAGGAGGTCGACGAGAAGAAGGGCGTGCCCGTCTTCGACCAGCGTGCGCTCGCGACCGAAATCGTCGTGCAATGCCAAGCTGCGGGCCCATACGTTGACGCGCTGCAGCGCAAGCTCGGAATCTGGAGGATGGACGACGGTGGCTTGGTCGTCAACGGGAGGGAGCTCTGGCGACCCGATGGCACCGTGCTGCCTCACGGGCTTCACGGAGGTCGTGTCTACCCGGCGTCCGGTGACCTTGCCTTCAACCGCGACACCCCCGAGGCCACTCACGCAGAGGTCCAACACGTATTGGCGGCCTTCAACTCGCCGCAGTGGTGTCGACCACTCGCCGGTGAAATCAT
The Sphaerotilus microaerophilus DNA segment above includes these coding regions:
- a CDS encoding IS110 family transposase, encoding MDLTPMHKRVIALDVHQAKITACAVVEHDDGRVEVTKRDFGAFRRDRRALAQWSLEIRPEVVVMESTGVYWKSPFAALEAVGIIAWVVNARHVKAVPGRKTDMADAQWLATLARAGLLRASFIPPVDLRQLRLVARQRQKLVGMCSAEKNRLHKVLVDAGMRINVVVSDIHGASARAMVKALIAGQAMYEVLDQKGRLRASRDELFEALSTEQFSAAHRFVAQEIMQHIEHIETRIARMDQYLLDGLRAWQPQLKLLQTLPGIDIQGAAMLLVEIGADMGVFGSAERLASWVGICPGNNESAGKRKTGRIRKGNAWVRRLLCEFAQAAARTRCALKAKFDALAIRKGHKKSIVALAHKMLRTVYAMLANGTHYQDKEVDYEALNVQRNAPRWLKMLRKHGFIATPTAT
- a CDS encoding type II toxin-antitoxin system CcdA family antitoxin, yielding MTEARTLPNALPRPDNPTRPAAESVNAQQPNGSARAAALDVLSTDVVASTAGVGPTSSEGERWLAENQRALVSSDEIVSRGGLPLARYRAF
- the parA gene encoding ParA family partition ATPase, translated to MTARIITVANQKGGSGKTTLAMTLAGALAGRGNRVLVVDADSQGTATQWAGAAAETAPFPATVIGLANAKGRLHQLVKPLVNDYDYVVIDCPPSVEEQASQSALLVSDVCLIPLQPTPADLWATVGAIELVEKARMVNPGLRAFGVPNRVTSTNLGKQVLDVMRENDVEFLDGKLGNRTSFQEATIRGSVPSKMGAAHRAAAAEVEAVVTELLFRLGAD